Proteins co-encoded in one Oscillatoria salina IIICB1 genomic window:
- a CDS encoding glycosyltransferase family protein translates to MVKYDILILANGPGEVTTWVRPVVKALREKLASQTRQIRISVVLSPCSHATGTEAQVAQSYPEVDRTQAAKDFFPFLLWGKTAQNWDWCDKGVVVFLGGDQFFPVVIGKRLGYRTVIYAEVEARWYQFGDRFGVRKPEIIAKVPEKYHPKFTVVGDLMADIAQVSDEREEEIIGILPGSKSLKLIPGVPFTCAIAEYIHSQRPQTRFVIPVAPTLDIETLARFGDRQHNPVIPKFGNVSAKLVTDESHFYLETINGLKIELFTEFPAYELLAKCSLCLTTVGANTAELAALAVPMIVLLPTQQLDVMRAWDGIPGLLANLPLIGGNFAKIINWLVLRKKHFYAWANIWANAEIVPELVGNLQAEDVAGMAIDYLENPTKLESMRERLRQVRGEIGAAEKLAKIIGEELEIIN, encoded by the coding sequence ATGGTAAAGTATGACATCCTGATTTTAGCTAACGGACCCGGAGAAGTAACGACTTGGGTGCGACCTGTGGTGAAAGCTTTACGAGAAAAGTTAGCTAGTCAGACCAGACAAATCAGAATCTCGGTGGTATTATCTCCTTGTAGTCATGCTACCGGAACTGAAGCACAAGTCGCGCAAAGTTACCCAGAAGTAGACCGAACGCAAGCAGCAAAGGATTTTTTCCCGTTTTTACTTTGGGGGAAAACGGCTCAAAATTGGGACTGGTGCGATAAGGGCGTGGTAGTCTTTTTAGGCGGGGATCAATTTTTTCCCGTTGTTATCGGTAAGCGTTTGGGTTATCGTACAGTTATTTACGCTGAAGTGGAAGCACGTTGGTATCAGTTCGGCGATCGCTTCGGGGTCAGGAAACCGGAAATAATTGCGAAAGTGCCAGAAAAATACCATCCTAAGTTTACCGTAGTTGGCGACTTAATGGCAGATATTGCCCAGGTGAGCGATGAGAGAGAAGAGGAAATAATTGGTATTTTACCGGGATCGAAGAGTTTGAAGCTAATTCCGGGAGTACCATTTACTTGTGCGATCGCCGAATACATTCATTCTCAACGTCCGCAAACTCGTTTTGTCATCCCAGTTGCACCGACGCTCGATATAGAAACTTTAGCACGATTTGGCGATCGCCAACATAACCCAGTAATTCCTAAATTCGGTAATGTTAGTGCTAAATTAGTTACCGATGAATCTCACTTTTATCTCGAAACAATTAACGGTTTAAAAATAGAACTTTTCACCGAATTTCCTGCTTACGAATTATTAGCCAAATGTTCTCTTTGTTTAACTACGGTTGGCGCTAATACAGCCGAATTAGCTGCTTTAGCTGTCCCAATGATCGTTTTACTACCGACACAACAATTAGATGTGATGCGAGCCTGGGATGGCATCCCGGGTCTACTTGCTAATTTACCACTAATCGGTGGTAATTTCGCCAAAATAATTAACTGGTTAGTCTTGCGAAAAAAACACTTTTATGCTTGGGCTAACATTTGGGCGAATGCGGAAATTGTACCAGAATTAGTAGGAAATTTGCAAGCAGAAGATGTCGCTGGAATGGCGATCGATTATTTAGAAAATCCAACAAAATTAGAGTCAATGCGCGAGAGACTCAGACAAGTACGCGGAGAAATTGGTGCAGCCGAAAAATTAGCTAAGATAATTGGGGAAGAACTGGAAATAATCAACTAA